One genomic segment of Arachis duranensis cultivar V14167 chromosome 4, aradu.V14167.gnm2.J7QH, whole genome shotgun sequence includes these proteins:
- the LOC107486471 gene encoding protein MEI2-like 4 isoform X1, translating into MPSETMNSRNFSSSLFSFEDVSPSTMKQDEFWKSDKLSNCYEKNKIDVISTQHESNLFSSSLSELFNSKLKLSANSVLYGHSVDNIAPQCEEEMVYDSLEELEAQTIGNLLPIDDDDLLAGLTGDHEIFVKDSSGDESDEQDLFASVGGMDLGHDDSSSSGQKNSEFHDEACKAKLELYNTSVAREHPSRTLLVKNVASDVGDSELKALFEQFGGIQRVYNACKQCGFVLASYYDIRAAQNAMQAHRNGFFGFRTFDIQYLIPKDDPSMKEINQGTLAVSLYDLSITNNELRRMFRPFGEIKEIFETPQNPHHKLIEFYDVRAATAALEALNRNDTARKMLKVEPSLIGYSKRVSSSFPNGVLCNPSEFATNINIEKQERLDSNSRKFCQANYNAHPMELNDCVFESSTADRGLSLPRHRYKWSNSYQHVGMTWPNSSPSYFDGVCAAPTLPRFHGVHRSPPHMISNVVSMNNHLARSAPAANYNIWDRQHPYAGETHCLDFYPQNMFPSLGGNYVDLQVLPMDVGFPFHNHREMMFHGRHNMIPMINSFGTYKDRARSRRQGRSTPVDTKQYELDIERIKNGEDNRTTLMIKNIPNKYTSKMLLAAIDECHKGAYDFVYLPIDFKNKCNMGYAFINMTNPSLIIPFYQEFNGKKWEKFNSEKVATLAYARIQGKAALIAHFQNSSLMNEDKRCRPILFNTDGPNAGDQIPFPVGENVRNKPVKLSPAAT; encoded by the exons ATGCCTTCTGAAACAATGAACTCCAGAAATTTTTCTTCATCATTGTTTTCCTTTGAAGATGTTTCTCCTTCCACTATG AAGCAAGATGAGTTCTGGAAATCAGATAAGCTATCTAATTGCTATG aaaagaataaaattgatgTAATTTCCACTCAGCATGAAAGCAACCTCTTCTCTAGTTCTCTGTCAGAGTTGTTTAACAGCAAAT TGAAACTATCTGCAAATAGTGTTCTATATGGACATTCAGTTGATAATATTGCACCTCAATGTGAGGAAGAGATGGTTTATGATTCTCTTGAGGAACTTGAGGCTCAAACTATTGGGAATCTTCTCCCTATCGATGACGACGATTTGCTAGCTGGACTGACTGGTGATCATGAAATCTTTGTTAAAGATAGTTCCGGTGATGAATCAGATGAACAAGATCTTTTTGCTAGTGTTGGAGGAATGGATTTGGGACATGATGATAGTTCATCTTCTGGACAAAAGAATTCTGAATTCCATGATGAAGCTTGTAAAGCGAAACTCGAGCTTTATAACACCTCAGTTGCAAGAGAACACCCTTCTAGAACATTGTTGGTGAAAAATGTTGCTAGTGATGTTGGAGATTCTGAATTGAAAGCTCTATTTGAG CAATTTGGAGGTATTCAGAGAGTTTACAATGCCTGCAAGCAATGTGGATTTGTGTTAGCATCATATTATGATATCAGAGCTGCCCAGAATGCAATGCAGGCTCACCGGAATGGATTCTTCGGCTTCAGGACATTCGACATTCAATATCTTATTCCAAAG gatgatccttccatgaaagaaatTAATCAGGGCACTCTTGCTGTCTCTCTATATGATTTATCCATTACAAATAATGAACTTCGCCGAATGTTTCGCCCTTTTGGAGAAATCAAAGAG ATTTTTGAAACACCTCAGAATCCACATCACAAGttgattgaattttatgatgtgAGAGCTGCAACGGCAGCACTTGAAGCTTTAAACAGAAATGATACTGCTAGGAAGATGCTAAAGGTTGAGCCAAGCCTAATAGGATACTCTAAAAG GGTCTCTTCAAGTTTTCCAAATGGTGTCCTTTGTAATCCGTCCGAGTTTGCGACGAACATCAATATTGAAAAACAGGAAAGGCTAGATAGCAATAGCAGGAAGTTCTGTCAAGCAAACTATAATGCACACCCCATGGAATTGAATGATTGTG tTTTTGAATCCTCTACTGCTGATAGAGGCCTTTCTCTTCCTCGCCATCGATACAAATGGAGCAACTCTTATCAGCATGTTGGAATGACATGGCCAAATTCATCACCCTCATATTTTGATGGAGTTTGTGCAGCTCCTACCTTACCAAGATTTCATGGTGTTCATAGGTCACCACCACATATGATCAGCAATGTTGTGTCCATGAATAACCACCTTGCGCGATCTGCTCCGGCAGCCAACTATAACATTTGGGATAGACAACATCCCTATGCAGGGGAAACACATTGTTTGGACTTCTATCCACAAAATATGTTTCCAAGTCTTGGGGGAAACTATGTTGACCTTCAAGTCCTTCCTATGGATGTTGGATTTCCATTCCATAATCATAGGGAAATGATGTTTCATGGAAGACATAATATGATTCCTATGATCAATTCTTTTGGTACTTATAAAGATCGCGCTAGAAGCCGGAGACAAGGCAGATCAACTCCAGTAGACACTAAACAGTATGAACTTGACATTGAACGCATTAAAAATGGCGAAGATAACAGGACAACACTTATGATAAAGAACATTCCCAACAA GTATACTTCAAAGATGCTATTAGCTGCAATTGATGAGTGCCATAAAGGAGCTTATGATTTTGTTTATCTACCAATTGATTTCAAA AATAAATGTAATATGGGATATGCATTCATCAACATGACTAATCCTAGCTTGATCATACCATTTTATCAG GAGTTCAATGGAAAGAAATGGGAGAAATTCAACAGTGAGAAAGTGGCAACACTAGCATATGCTCGCATACAAGGAAAAGCAGCACTCATTGCTCACTTCCAGAATTCAAGCTTGATGAACGAGGACAAGCGCTGCCGGCCGATCCTCTTCAACACTGATGGTCCTAATGCCGGCGACCAG ATCCCTTTTCCGGTAGGCGAAAATGTTCGAAACAAACCTGTCAAGCTCTCACCTGCTGCAACATGA
- the LOC107486471 gene encoding protein MEI2-like 4 isoform X2 produces the protein MPSETMNSRNFSSSLFSFEDVSPSTMKQDEFWKSDKLSNCYVKLSANSVLYGHSVDNIAPQCEEEMVYDSLEELEAQTIGNLLPIDDDDLLAGLTGDHEIFVKDSSGDESDEQDLFASVGGMDLGHDDSSSSGQKNSEFHDEACKAKLELYNTSVAREHPSRTLLVKNVASDVGDSELKALFEQFGGIQRVYNACKQCGFVLASYYDIRAAQNAMQAHRNGFFGFRTFDIQYLIPKDDPSMKEINQGTLAVSLYDLSITNNELRRMFRPFGEIKEIFETPQNPHHKLIEFYDVRAATAALEALNRNDTARKMLKVEPSLIGYSKRVSSSFPNGVLCNPSEFATNINIEKQERLDSNSRKFCQANYNAHPMELNDCVFESSTADRGLSLPRHRYKWSNSYQHVGMTWPNSSPSYFDGVCAAPTLPRFHGVHRSPPHMISNVVSMNNHLARSAPAANYNIWDRQHPYAGETHCLDFYPQNMFPSLGGNYVDLQVLPMDVGFPFHNHREMMFHGRHNMIPMINSFGTYKDRARSRRQGRSTPVDTKQYELDIERIKNGEDNRTTLMIKNIPNKYTSKMLLAAIDECHKGAYDFVYLPIDFKNKCNMGYAFINMTNPSLIIPFYQEFNGKKWEKFNSEKVATLAYARIQGKAALIAHFQNSSLMNEDKRCRPILFNTDGPNAGDQIPFPVGENVRNKPVKLSPAAT, from the exons ATGCCTTCTGAAACAATGAACTCCAGAAATTTTTCTTCATCATTGTTTTCCTTTGAAGATGTTTCTCCTTCCACTATG AAGCAAGATGAGTTCTGGAAATCAGATAAGCTATCTAATTGCTATG TGAAACTATCTGCAAATAGTGTTCTATATGGACATTCAGTTGATAATATTGCACCTCAATGTGAGGAAGAGATGGTTTATGATTCTCTTGAGGAACTTGAGGCTCAAACTATTGGGAATCTTCTCCCTATCGATGACGACGATTTGCTAGCTGGACTGACTGGTGATCATGAAATCTTTGTTAAAGATAGTTCCGGTGATGAATCAGATGAACAAGATCTTTTTGCTAGTGTTGGAGGAATGGATTTGGGACATGATGATAGTTCATCTTCTGGACAAAAGAATTCTGAATTCCATGATGAAGCTTGTAAAGCGAAACTCGAGCTTTATAACACCTCAGTTGCAAGAGAACACCCTTCTAGAACATTGTTGGTGAAAAATGTTGCTAGTGATGTTGGAGATTCTGAATTGAAAGCTCTATTTGAG CAATTTGGAGGTATTCAGAGAGTTTACAATGCCTGCAAGCAATGTGGATTTGTGTTAGCATCATATTATGATATCAGAGCTGCCCAGAATGCAATGCAGGCTCACCGGAATGGATTCTTCGGCTTCAGGACATTCGACATTCAATATCTTATTCCAAAG gatgatccttccatgaaagaaatTAATCAGGGCACTCTTGCTGTCTCTCTATATGATTTATCCATTACAAATAATGAACTTCGCCGAATGTTTCGCCCTTTTGGAGAAATCAAAGAG ATTTTTGAAACACCTCAGAATCCACATCACAAGttgattgaattttatgatgtgAGAGCTGCAACGGCAGCACTTGAAGCTTTAAACAGAAATGATACTGCTAGGAAGATGCTAAAGGTTGAGCCAAGCCTAATAGGATACTCTAAAAG GGTCTCTTCAAGTTTTCCAAATGGTGTCCTTTGTAATCCGTCCGAGTTTGCGACGAACATCAATATTGAAAAACAGGAAAGGCTAGATAGCAATAGCAGGAAGTTCTGTCAAGCAAACTATAATGCACACCCCATGGAATTGAATGATTGTG tTTTTGAATCCTCTACTGCTGATAGAGGCCTTTCTCTTCCTCGCCATCGATACAAATGGAGCAACTCTTATCAGCATGTTGGAATGACATGGCCAAATTCATCACCCTCATATTTTGATGGAGTTTGTGCAGCTCCTACCTTACCAAGATTTCATGGTGTTCATAGGTCACCACCACATATGATCAGCAATGTTGTGTCCATGAATAACCACCTTGCGCGATCTGCTCCGGCAGCCAACTATAACATTTGGGATAGACAACATCCCTATGCAGGGGAAACACATTGTTTGGACTTCTATCCACAAAATATGTTTCCAAGTCTTGGGGGAAACTATGTTGACCTTCAAGTCCTTCCTATGGATGTTGGATTTCCATTCCATAATCATAGGGAAATGATGTTTCATGGAAGACATAATATGATTCCTATGATCAATTCTTTTGGTACTTATAAAGATCGCGCTAGAAGCCGGAGACAAGGCAGATCAACTCCAGTAGACACTAAACAGTATGAACTTGACATTGAACGCATTAAAAATGGCGAAGATAACAGGACAACACTTATGATAAAGAACATTCCCAACAA GTATACTTCAAAGATGCTATTAGCTGCAATTGATGAGTGCCATAAAGGAGCTTATGATTTTGTTTATCTACCAATTGATTTCAAA AATAAATGTAATATGGGATATGCATTCATCAACATGACTAATCCTAGCTTGATCATACCATTTTATCAG GAGTTCAATGGAAAGAAATGGGAGAAATTCAACAGTGAGAAAGTGGCAACACTAGCATATGCTCGCATACAAGGAAAAGCAGCACTCATTGCTCACTTCCAGAATTCAAGCTTGATGAACGAGGACAAGCGCTGCCGGCCGATCCTCTTCAACACTGATGGTCCTAATGCCGGCGACCAG ATCCCTTTTCCGGTAGGCGAAAATGTTCGAAACAAACCTGTCAAGCTCTCACCTGCTGCAACATGA
- the LOC107486470 gene encoding trihelix transcription factor ASR3, whose translation MTANRRRPGRSAVGSPSIGSPSIGSPEPKWQLVSSYCKKHGVNREPVQCRKRWSNLAGDYKKIKEWESRARDETESFWVMRNDMRRERKLPGYFDKEVYDILDAAVSPALAVIPASSATAAKVAEEVEGGDDAEVHIYDSNRRVSVGGGEDGLFSDSERDEVFVSGNKNVPHPAIPISAEKQYQPPLQGEGNAQDATNEKQPASNPDSTSQGERKRKRFSVDSEEETLQSQLIDVLEKNGRMLRDQLEAQNVNFQLDRQQQKDTASNIVAVLDKLADALGRIADKL comes from the exons ATGACGGCAAACCGACGGCGACCGGGCCGGTCCGCCGTAGGTTCGCCGTCGATCGGTTCGCCGTCGATCGGTTCGCCGGAGCCTAAGTGGCAGCTGGTGTCGTCGTACTGTAAGAAGCACGGCGTGAACCGCGAACCGGTTCAGTGCCGGAAACGGTGGAGCAACCTCGCCGGCGACTACAAGAAGATCAAG GAGTGGGAGTCTAGGGCAAGGGATGAAACGGAGTCGTTTTGGGTTATGAGGAACGATATGAGGAGGGAGAGAAAGTTACCGGGGTATTTTGATAAGGAGGTGTATGACATACTTGACGCTGCGGTTTCTCCGGCGTTGGCGGTGATTCCGGCGAGTTCTGCGACGGCGGCGAAGGTGGCGGAGGAAGTGGAAGGTGGTGATGATGCTGAGGTGCACATTTATGACAGTAATAGGAGGGTGAGTGTTGGTGGTGGTGAGGATGGATTATTCTCTGATTCTGAGAGGGACGAGGTTTTTGTTTCTGGGAATAAGAATGTTCCTCATCCTGCTATTCCTATCTCAG CGGAGAAGCAGTATCAACCACCCCTCCAAGGGGAAGGCAATGCTCAAG ATGCTACTAATGAGAAACAACCAGCTTCAAATCCGGATTCTACATCTCAAGGAGAACGAAAGAGGAAGCGGTTTTCAGTTGATTCGGAAGAAGAAACTCTGCAGAGTCAACTAATTGATGTGTTAGAAAAAAATGGCAGGATGCTGCGCGATCAACTCGAGGCTCAGAACGTCAATTTCCAATTGGATCGGCAACAGCAGAAAGACACAGCAAGTAACATTGTTGCTGTGCTGGATAAGCTTGCAGATGCTTTAGGAAGAATTGCTGATAAACTATGA
- the LOC107486469 gene encoding ADP-ribosylation factor GTPase-activating protein AGD3: MQFAKLDDSPMFRKQIQCMEESAESLRERSLKFYKGCRKYTEGLGEAYDGDIAFASALETFGGGHNDPISVAFGGPVMTKFTIALREIGTYKEVLRSQVEHMLNDRLLQFVNIDLQEVKEARKRFDKASLIYDQTRERFLSLRKGTKSEVANALEEELHNARSTFEQARFNLVTALSNVEAKKRFEFLEAVSGTMDAHLRYFKQGYELLHQMEPYINQVLTYAQQSRERSNYEQAALNERMQEYKRQIDRESRWASNGSSGSPNGDGIQAIGRSSHKMIEAVMQSAAKGKVQTIRQGYLSKRSSNLRGDWKRRFFVLDSRGMLYYYRKQVSKSSGSSSQHSGQRNSSELGSGLLSRWLSSHHHGGVHDEKSVAHHTVNLLTSTIKVDADQSDLRFCFRIISPTKNYTLQAESALDQMDWIEKITGVIASLLSSQIPERLLPASPMGSAHNRSTSESSSFESSDFDHTAIEEFAAERNPATANVDRNSRSLQLQRSGIKNEKPIDVLRKVCGNDRCADCGASEPDWASLNLGVLVCIECSGVHRNLGVHISKVRSLTLDVKVWEPSVISLFQSLGNTFANSVWEELLQSRSGFQVDLVSTGLSRPDKSLALFVSKPSQSESLSVKEKFINAKYAEKLFVRKPKDSQYRLLVAQQIWEAVRANDKKTVYRYIVNSDIDVNAAYEQMCSSSLTLAKVMLLQEQTNHDHGSISRNTLDWSSASSLNAGSKEGRAIDNLDGSTLLHLACETADIGMLELLLQYGANVNATDSRGQTPLHRCILKGKSTFARLLLSRGADPQAVDDEGRTPIELAAESNADDRQVHAPSTDSNG; the protein is encoded by the exons atgcaatttgcaAAGCTAGATGACTCTCCTATGTTCCGGAAGCAG ATACAATGCATGGAGGAAAGTGCTGAATCTTTGAGAGAgagaagtttaaaattttacaaaggATGTAGAAAATATAC TGAAGGACTTGGGGAGGCATATGACGGAGACATTGCATTTGCAAGTGCCCTTGAAACTTTTGGTGGTGGGCATAATGATCCCATCAGTGTGGCTTTCGGAG GCCCTGTTATGACCAAATTCACTATAGCCTTACGAGAAATTGGGACATACAAAGAGGTCCTTCGATCACAG GTTGAGCATATGTTAAATGATAGATTGCTCCAGTTTGTAAACATAGATTTGCAAGAGGTCAAg GAAGCACGGAAACGTTTTGACAAGGCTAGCCTTATTTATGACCAG ACTCGTGAAAGGTTTCTGTCACTGAGAAAAGGCACAAAAAGTGAAGTAGCTAATGCCCTAGAAGAG GAGCTTCATAATGCAAGATCTACATTTGAGCAAGCTCGGTTTAATCTG GTTACTGCCTTGTCAAACGTTGAAGCCAAGAAGAGGTTTGAATTTTTGGAAGCAGTTAGTGGGACAATGGATGCGCATCTTCGTTACTTCAAACAG GGGTATGAATTGTTGCACCAGATGGAGCCATATATTAACCAG GTCTTGACTTATGCTCAACAGTCAAGAGAAAGGTCCAATTATGAGCAGGCAGCTCTCAATGAAAGAATGCAAGAATACAAACGGCAGATTGACCGAGAGAGTAGATGGGCTTCAAACGGTTCTAGTGGATCTCCTAATGGAGATGGCATACAAGCCATTGGTAGAAGTTCACATAAGATGATAGAGGCAGTTATGCAATCTGCTGCAAAGGGAAAG GTCCAAACTATTCGACAGGGTTATCTCTCAAAACGATCGTCAAACTTAAGGGGAGATTGGAAGAGGAGGTTTTTTGTTCTTGATAGTCGGGGAATGCTGTATTACTACCGTAAACAAGTCAGCAAGTCATCG GGATCTAGCAGTCAACATTCTGGTCAAAGGAATAGTTCTGAGCTCGGGTCTGGACTTTTAAGTCGATGGTTGTCTTCTCATCATCATGGTGGAGTACATGATGAGAAATCTGTTGCTCATCATACTGTGAACCTTCTTACATCTACAATCAAAGTTGATGCTGACCAATCAGATTTGAGGTTTTGCTTCCGGATCATCTCACCAACAAAGAACTACACTTTGCAG GCAGAGAGCGCACTGGACCAAATGGATTGGATTGAAAAGATCACAGGTGTTATTGCCTCATTGTTGAGTTCTCAGATTCCTGAAAGG TTATTACCTGCAAGTCCAATGGGAAGTGCTCATAACAGGTCTACCAGTGAGAGTAGTTCTTTTGAAAGTTCCGATTTCGATCACACAGCTATTGAAGAATTTGCAGCAGAGAGAAATCCTGCTACAGCAAATGTGGACCGCAACTCGAGAAGTTTGCAGCTGCAGCGATCCGGTATTAAAAATGAGAAGCCTATTGATGTGTTGCGAAAAGTGTGTGGGAATGATAGATGTGCTGATTGTGGTGCCTCTGAACCTGATTGGGCATCACTAaatcttggtgttcttgtttgCATCGAGTGCTCTGGTGTTCATCGAAATCTTGGTGTACACATATCAAAG GTCAGGTCACTTACGTTGGATGTTAAAGTGTGGGAACCTTCTGTAATAAGTTTGTTTCAGTCTCTTGGGAATACTTTTGCCAACTCTGTCTGGGAGGAATTATTGCAATCGAGAAGTGGCTTTCAGGTTGATCTTGTTTCTACAGG GTTAAGCAGGCCTGATAAATCACTAGCACTTTTCGTCAGCAAACCTTCTCAATCCGAGTCTCTATCTGTTAAGGAAAAGTTTATCAATGCAAAG TATGCAGAGAAGCTTTTTGTTCGCAAGCCAAAGGACAGCCAATACCGTCTACTGGTGGCACAACAGATATGGGAAGCAGTTCGTGCTAATGACAAAAAAACCGTGTATCGATACATTGTTAATTCTGACATTGATGTCAATGCTGCTTATGAACAAATGTGTAGCAGCTCTTTAACCCTTGCTAAAGTGATGCTATTACAAGAGCAAACAAACCATGATCACGGCTCTATATCGAGAAACACATTGGACTGGTCCTCTGCTAGCTCTTTGAACGCAGGCTCTAAAGAAGGACGTGCCATTGACAACCTAGATGGGTCTACCCTACTTCATCTTGCTTGTGAAACTGCAGATATTGGCATGCTGGAGCTCCTTCTACAGTATGGTGCAAATGTCAATGCAACCGATTCGAGAGGTCAAACGCCATTACATCGCTGTATTCTCAAAGGCAAATCTACATTTGCAAGATTACTTCTTTCAAG GGGAGCTGATCCTCAAGCTGTGGATGATGAGGGAAGAACCCCTATCGAGCTCGCTGCGGAGTCAAATGCCGATGACAGACAAGTCCATGCTCCATCCACCGATTCTAATGGATGA
- the LOC107486468 gene encoding inactive leucine-rich repeat receptor-like protein kinase CORYNE isoform X1: MLILELLRLNFGCACVCSAEMVKKGINPCSFSRVFLAFLLVFLLSLSNNTVECHGRLSIKHISSESPSSSSSRPTPTPSSSSLYKDEPKKIILSIVLGAVTGLVGSVIFAFVVRCVVQYLNRTPILKGPVIFSPKIAPKTLQSALAKDNHLLGSSPNGKYYKTVLDNGLTVAVKRLTPFESNSPETKKKSVKRQIQKELELLAGLRHRNLMSLRAYVREPDTFLLVYDYVSTGNLADVMNRVRENELQLNWEVRLKIAVGVVKGLQYLHNCVPQVLHNNLKLTNVMLDAEFEPKLADYGLAKLLPNLDRGTSSPPECFHSCSRYTDKSDIFSFGMILGVLLSGKDPTDPFFGEPASMGSMGGWLRHLQQQGDAKEALDKSILGEEGEEDEMLMAVRIAAACLSDMPAERPSSDDLVLMLTQLNSF; this comes from the exons ATGCTCATTTTGGAGCTTCTAagattgaattttggttgtgcCTGTGTTTGTTCTGCTGAAATGGTTAAAAAAGGCATTAACCCTTGTTCTTTTTCAAGGGTGTTTTTGGCATTCCTTCTTGTGTTCTTGTTAAGCTTGAGCAATAACACTGTTGAATGCCATGGAAGGTTGAGTATTAAGCATATCTCTTCTGAgtctccatcatcatcatcatctaggccaacaccaacaccatcatcatcatcactataCAAGGATGAACCTAAGAAGATTATTCTGAGTATAGTTTTAGGAGCAGTAACTGGACTAGTTGGTTCTGTAATCTTTGCATTTGTGGTTCGTTGTGTTGTTCAGTACCTTAACAGAACACCAATCCTCAAGGGTCCTGTCATATTCTCCCCAAAGATTGCCCCCAAGACGCTCCAATCGGCATTGGCAAAAGACAACCACTTGCTTGGTTCAAGTCCAAATGGGAAATACTACAAAACTGTTCTTGACAATGGCCTCACAGTTGCAGTCAAAAGGTTAACACCCTTTGAGAGCAATTCACCCGAGACTAAGAAAAAATCGGTTAAGAGGCAGATACAGAAGGAGCTCGAGCTTCTCGCCGGATTAAGGCACCGAAACTTGATGAGCTTGAGGGCTTATGTGAGGGAGCCTGATACATTCTTATTGGTTTATGATTATGTATCCACTGGTAACCTTGCTGATGTCATGAATAGAGTTAGGGAGAATGAGTTGCAGCTTAATTGGGAAGTTAGGCTTAAAATCGCAGTTGGTGTTGTGAAGGGTCTTCAATATCTTCACAATTGTGTTCCTCAAGTTCTTCACAACAACTTGAAGCTCACAAATGTGATGCTGGATGCAGAGTTTGAACCTAAATTAGCAGATTATGGATTGGCTAAGCTTCTTCCAAACTTGGATAGAGGGACTAGTAGTCCTCCTGAATGTTTCCATAGTTGCAG CAGGTACACTGACAAAAGCGACATCTTCAGTTTCGGCATGATACTTGGTGTTTTACTAAGTGGAAAGGACCCTACAGATCCATTCTTTGGGGAGCCAGCAAGTATGGGAAGCATGGGGGGTTGGCTAAGGCACTTGCAGCAACAAGGCGATGCGAAAGAGGCTCTGGATAAGAGCATTCTTGGCGAAGAAGGCGAGGAAGACGAGATGCTAATGGCCGTGAGAATCGCCGCCGCATGCCTCTCTGATATGCCTGCAGAGAGGCCTTCTAGTGATGATCTTGTTCTCATGCTAACTCAACTCAACAGTTTTTAA
- the LOC107486468 gene encoding inactive leucine-rich repeat receptor-like protein kinase CORYNE isoform X2: MLILELLRLNFGCACVCSAEMVKKGINPCSFSRVFLAFLLVFLLSLSNNTVECHGRLSIKHISSESPSSSSSRPTPTPSSSSLYKDEPKKIILSIVLGAVTGLVGSVIFAFVVRCVVQYLNRTPILKGPVIFSPKIAPKTLQSALAKDNHLLGSSPNGKYYKTVLDNGLTVAVKRLTPFESNSPETKKKSVKRQIQKELELLAGLRHRNLMSLRAYVREPDTFLLVYDYVSTGNLADVMNRVRENELQLNWEVRLKIAVGVVKGLQYLHNCVPQVLHNNLKLTNVMLDAEFEPKLADYGLAKLLPNLDRGTSSPPECFHSCRYTDKSDIFSFGMILGVLLSGKDPTDPFFGEPASMGSMGGWLRHLQQQGDAKEALDKSILGEEGEEDEMLMAVRIAAACLSDMPAERPSSDDLVLMLTQLNSF; this comes from the exons ATGCTCATTTTGGAGCTTCTAagattgaattttggttgtgcCTGTGTTTGTTCTGCTGAAATGGTTAAAAAAGGCATTAACCCTTGTTCTTTTTCAAGGGTGTTTTTGGCATTCCTTCTTGTGTTCTTGTTAAGCTTGAGCAATAACACTGTTGAATGCCATGGAAGGTTGAGTATTAAGCATATCTCTTCTGAgtctccatcatcatcatcatctaggccaacaccaacaccatcatcatcatcactataCAAGGATGAACCTAAGAAGATTATTCTGAGTATAGTTTTAGGAGCAGTAACTGGACTAGTTGGTTCTGTAATCTTTGCATTTGTGGTTCGTTGTGTTGTTCAGTACCTTAACAGAACACCAATCCTCAAGGGTCCTGTCATATTCTCCCCAAAGATTGCCCCCAAGACGCTCCAATCGGCATTGGCAAAAGACAACCACTTGCTTGGTTCAAGTCCAAATGGGAAATACTACAAAACTGTTCTTGACAATGGCCTCACAGTTGCAGTCAAAAGGTTAACACCCTTTGAGAGCAATTCACCCGAGACTAAGAAAAAATCGGTTAAGAGGCAGATACAGAAGGAGCTCGAGCTTCTCGCCGGATTAAGGCACCGAAACTTGATGAGCTTGAGGGCTTATGTGAGGGAGCCTGATACATTCTTATTGGTTTATGATTATGTATCCACTGGTAACCTTGCTGATGTCATGAATAGAGTTAGGGAGAATGAGTTGCAGCTTAATTGGGAAGTTAGGCTTAAAATCGCAGTTGGTGTTGTGAAGGGTCTTCAATATCTTCACAATTGTGTTCCTCAAGTTCTTCACAACAACTTGAAGCTCACAAATGTGATGCTGGATGCAGAGTTTGAACCTAAATTAGCAGATTATGGATTGGCTAAGCTTCTTCCAAACTTGGATAGAGGGACTAGTAGTCCTCCTGAATGTTTCCATAGTTGCAG GTACACTGACAAAAGCGACATCTTCAGTTTCGGCATGATACTTGGTGTTTTACTAAGTGGAAAGGACCCTACAGATCCATTCTTTGGGGAGCCAGCAAGTATGGGAAGCATGGGGGGTTGGCTAAGGCACTTGCAGCAACAAGGCGATGCGAAAGAGGCTCTGGATAAGAGCATTCTTGGCGAAGAAGGCGAGGAAGACGAGATGCTAATGGCCGTGAGAATCGCCGCCGCATGCCTCTCTGATATGCCTGCAGAGAGGCCTTCTAGTGATGATCTTGTTCTCATGCTAACTCAACTCAACAGTTTTTAA